A region of Hydrogenimonas cancrithermarum DNA encodes the following proteins:
- a CDS encoding aminodeoxychorismate synthase component I, whose amino-acid sequence MDRLSRLASAGIPFLFIISYDKSEVIVRPLDALGNIRVALHQTPAIKPETPPAPKKQPVPFMKYKEAFDQVIEEIKAGNTYLLNLTFSTPIHCSHSLEEIFEMANAPYKLLYKDRFVCFSPEPFIKIENDVISTYPMKGTIDASIPDAEAKILANEKEMAEHVMVVDLLRNDLGIVGREVRVETFRYIDRIVTADKTLLQVSSRIVAKLSPDWPARLGEILDEMLPAGSITGTPKRRTCEIIETVESHKRGFFTGVFGVFDGKNLESAVMIRFIEKTEKGLVYKSGGGITIDSDAEAEYEEMLDKVYLPI is encoded by the coding sequence ATGGATAGACTCTCCCGGCTCGCCTCTGCCGGAATCCCATTTCTTTTCATTATCTCTTACGACAAGTCGGAGGTGATCGTCCGGCCCCTCGATGCACTCGGCAATATCCGGGTGGCACTGCACCAGACGCCCGCGATCAAACCCGAAACACCACCGGCGCCAAAAAAGCAGCCTGTCCCCTTTATGAAGTATAAAGAGGCGTTTGACCAGGTCATCGAAGAGATAAAAGCCGGAAATACCTACCTACTCAATCTCACCTTCTCCACACCCATTCACTGTAGCCATTCACTCGAAGAGATTTTCGAAATGGCCAACGCCCCCTACAAGCTTCTCTACAAAGATCGTTTCGTCTGTTTTTCGCCCGAACCCTTCATCAAAATCGAAAACGACGTCATCTCCACCTATCCGATGAAAGGGACGATCGACGCATCGATCCCCGATGCCGAAGCGAAAATTCTGGCCAACGAAAAGGAGATGGCGGAACATGTGATGGTCGTCGATCTACTCAGGAACGATCTTGGTATCGTCGGCCGTGAAGTACGCGTCGAAACGTTCCGCTATATCGACAGGATCGTCACAGCCGACAAAACCCTGCTGCAGGTCAGCTCCAGAATCGTAGCGAAACTCTCCCCCGACTGGCCGGCACGCCTTGGAGAGATTCTGGATGAGATGCTGCCCGCCGGCTCCATCACCGGGACACCGAAAAGAAGAACGTGTGAAATCATCGAAACGGTGGAGTCGCACAAGCGGGGATTCTTTACGGGGGTCTTCGGCGTGTTTGACGGCAAAAATCTCGAGAGTGCCGTCATGATCCGCTTTATCGAAAAAACCGAAAAGGGCCTGGTCTACAAAAGCGGCGGAGGCATCACGATCGACAGTGACGCGGAAGCGGAATACGAAGAGATGCTCGATAAAGTCTATCTTCCGATATAA
- the upp gene encoding uracil phosphoribosyltransferase encodes MIMESKSPIVKHLVNRLRDAHCDAFTFRWLLKETAKQLLTECAEALPMSERKVPTWQGNYVGSFVDESKIVCVSILRAALPMQEGVMETLGEIEGGFLAMKRDEETHESRLYYDRIPDPKGKTVLLVDPMVATGGSLHDALELLLAREPEKIVTLNVIGAKEGVEKIAAAFPDVTVHIAQIDPVLNKDAYIVPGLGDAGDRAFNTPE; translated from the coding sequence ATGATTATGGAAAGCAAATCCCCCATCGTCAAACATCTCGTCAACCGTCTGCGCGATGCGCACTGCGACGCGTTCACGTTTCGCTGGCTGCTCAAGGAGACGGCGAAGCAGCTTTTGACCGAGTGTGCCGAGGCTTTGCCGATGTCCGAGCGAAAGGTACCGACATGGCAGGGAAACTACGTCGGATCGTTCGTCGACGAGTCGAAAATCGTCTGTGTTTCGATTTTGCGTGCCGCACTTCCGATGCAAGAGGGTGTCATGGAGACGCTCGGTGAGATCGAAGGCGGGTTTTTGGCGATGAAACGGGACGAGGAGACGCACGAAAGCAGGCTTTACTACGACCGCATCCCCGACCCGAAAGGCAAGACGGTGCTGCTCGTCGACCCGATGGTCGCCACGGGCGGTTCGCTGCACGATGCACTCGAGCTGCTTTTGGCGAGAGAGCCGGAAAAGATCGTTACTCTCAATGTCATTGGCGCCAAAGAGGGCGTCGAAAAGATCGCCGCGGCATTTCCCGACGTTACGGTTCATATCGCACAGATCGATCCGGTGCTCAACAAAGACGCCTACATCGTTCCCGGGCTCGGCGATGCGGGGGACAGAGCGTTCAACACGCCGGAATGA
- a CDS encoding DUF302 domain-containing protein encodes MKTVMKLLLALTIVTGAYADNKEIIMFGVKKTDKVTTKSIEEAFTLAGYKVEGNRDMNGPFTKQFGKTRFSIYNLMTVYHPDNTKALVSQYEESGVFAPFSIVIYQKKGDDTVYAGVLSAFAKAKIMGLPYDNKVLQDLEARNIETLLKAMPGAKRVKFDYTPKPLAKDPLTRFEIESDPEEAEDLKEEVEMVIEDGLKPIGFVMANFLDYNYFLKEAGIDTYIFYDTYSLCKLKVIYTVSQIRPEAGVFAPCTMAIYQKKDSDRMKMVYPNVYNWMATLAIEDPTSLKELEKAQADIVELLKKTAE; translated from the coding sequence ATGAAAACCGTGATGAAACTGCTGTTGGCACTGACGATTGTGACAGGTGCCTATGCCGACAACAAAGAGATCATCATGTTCGGTGTCAAAAAAACCGACAAGGTGACGACGAAGTCGATCGAGGAGGCCTTTACGCTGGCCGGGTACAAAGTGGAGGGTAACCGGGATATGAACGGCCCCTTCACCAAACAGTTTGGAAAGACGCGCTTTTCCATCTACAACCTGATGACGGTCTATCATCCCGATAACACCAAAGCGCTTGTAAGCCAATACGAGGAGAGCGGGGTTTTCGCACCGTTTTCGATCGTCATCTACCAGAAGAAGGGTGACGATACGGTCTATGCGGGGGTCTTGAGTGCCTTCGCCAAAGCGAAGATCATGGGGTTGCCGTACGACAATAAAGTGTTGCAGGATCTGGAGGCACGTAACATCGAGACGCTTTTGAAAGCGATGCCGGGTGCCAAACGGGTGAAGTTCGACTACACGCCCAAGCCACTGGCCAAAGACCCTCTGACACGTTTCGAGATCGAATCGGATCCGGAGGAAGCGGAAGACCTCAAAGAGGAGGTCGAAATGGTGATCGAAGACGGCCTCAAACCCATCGGATTCGTCATGGCGAACTTCCTCGACTACAACTACTTCCTGAAAGAGGCGGGGATCGATACCTACATCTTTTACGACACCTATTCGCTCTGCAAATTGAAGGTGATCTATACGGTATCTCAGATTCGACCCGAAGCGGGTGTCTTCGCACCCTGTACGATGGCGATCTATCAGAAAAAAGATTCCGACAGGATGAAGATGGTCTACCCCAATGTCTACAACTGGATGGCGACACTCGCCATCGAGGACCCCACTTCGCTCAAAGAGCTCGAAAAGGCCCAGGCGGACATCGTCGAACTGCTGAAAAAAACCGCCGAGTGA
- a CDS encoding DsrE family protein — MKKLLILLTLWGLLFADTEFAEPKPSIDNPRLIVFPITQGDDESINHVLSSANNVMKFYGPENVQIAIICYSKGIRTLLKKEKKIAVRVRSLQTYDVEFIACGNTMRTLKIKPEDLIEDVEIVTAGIVELVERDLKGWIYIRP, encoded by the coding sequence ATGAAAAAACTGTTGATCCTGTTGACGCTATGGGGCCTGCTGTTTGCCGATACCGAATTCGCCGAACCGAAGCCCTCCATCGACAATCCACGTCTGATCGTCTTCCCGATCACTCAAGGTGATGACGAGTCGATCAACCATGTGCTCAGTTCCGCGAACAACGTCATGAAATTCTACGGCCCGGAGAATGTGCAGATCGCGATTATCTGTTACTCCAAAGGGATTCGCACGCTGCTCAAAAAAGAGAAGAAGATCGCCGTACGCGTCCGCTCGCTGCAGACTTACGATGTCGAGTTCATCGCCTGCGGCAACACGATGCGTACACTGAAGATAAAACCCGAAGATTTGATCGAAGATGTCGAGATCGTGACGGCCGGCATCGTCGAACTGGTCGAAAGAGATTTGAAAGGGTGGATCTATATCCGCCCGTAA
- a CDS encoding thioredoxin fold domain-containing protein: MKRFLWWILLPLSLSAVEGERVYERKCASCHQRYIPVETLMKNFMEHNNTLLHLKAPTVNQLAYRLKQRIGDPKGDKDMQLMEVQSFVQDYLLYPDRQKSVCMPEVLSHFETMPSMRGKVTDEEIEAVAEWIYFYLPPQKEAKVLTFVDFGEAKRVAKRTGKVIMIEVTSPTCHYCVKMEKTTLKDPEVIRAIHRDFIPVRVDVSRQKLPDGLKWSMTPTFFFLDCDGKVLKTVPGAWMKEDFLSILEEVVEAKGVKR; encoded by the coding sequence ATGAAACGTTTTTTATGGTGGATCCTGCTTCCTTTGTCGTTGTCCGCCGTGGAAGGGGAGAGGGTGTACGAGCGGAAGTGTGCTTCGTGCCACCAGCGCTATATTCCCGTTGAAACGCTGATGAAAAATTTCATGGAACACAACAACACGTTGCTGCATCTGAAAGCACCTACCGTCAACCAGCTCGCCTACCGCCTCAAACAGCGCATCGGCGACCCGAAAGGGGACAAGGATATGCAGTTGATGGAGGTGCAGTCGTTCGTTCAGGATTATCTGCTCTATCCGGACCGCCAAAAGAGTGTCTGCATGCCCGAGGTACTTTCCCACTTCGAGACGATGCCCTCCATGAGAGGCAAAGTTACCGATGAGGAGATCGAAGCGGTCGCCGAGTGGATCTATTTCTATCTTCCGCCACAAAAAGAGGCGAAAGTACTGACCTTCGTCGATTTCGGTGAGGCCAAGAGAGTGGCGAAGCGTACCGGAAAAGTCATCATGATCGAAGTGACCAGCCCGACATGCCACTACTGCGTCAAAATGGAGAAGACGACGTTGAAAGATCCGGAAGTGATCCGTGCCATTCATCGCGATTTCATTCCGGTGCGTGTCGATGTGAGTCGTCAAAAGCTTCCGGATGGGCTGAAGTGGAGCATGACGCCCACCTTCTTTTTCCTCGATTGTGACGGCAAAGTTCTCAAAACGGTTCCCGGTGCCTGGATGAAAGAGGATTTTCTGTCGATTCTCGAAGAGGTTGTCGAAGCCAAAGGAGTGAAACGATGA
- a CDS encoding MBL fold metallo-hydrolase, translating into MKKSLLLLFVSCMTLWAQGYGLSPKQVAPKLYCFFGAVQVPNAENNGNMVNTCYIDAGSGWIVFDSGPTYRYAKEAYETMHNVKPQPILAVFNSHVHDDHWLGNGFYHALGVTIYGPKNFSAEHLATPTRIETTVKPSFYKGTVPVAPDRLVSAPTTMKIGDLTLWLLVFGRPAHTSCDMALFVSDERLLLAGDLVFNDRLPSLRDGSLSGWLDALERLKKMRWDVLVGGHGYKTGEDAMVFIEAYLGGLHSQVKAAMEEDVEMGEIVQSVGMPEFRDMALYDVLHGKNVIKAYEELEWESE; encoded by the coding sequence ATGAAAAAGAGCCTGCTTCTGCTGTTTGTAAGTTGTATGACGCTTTGGGCGCAGGGGTATGGCTTGAGTCCCAAACAGGTGGCACCGAAACTCTACTGTTTTTTCGGTGCTGTCCAGGTTCCGAATGCCGAAAACAACGGCAATATGGTCAATACCTGCTATATCGATGCCGGCAGTGGCTGGATCGTTTTCGACAGTGGGCCGACCTACCGCTATGCCAAAGAGGCTTACGAGACAATGCACAATGTCAAGCCTCAGCCGATTCTTGCCGTATTCAACTCGCATGTGCATGACGATCATTGGCTCGGGAACGGTTTCTACCATGCGCTTGGTGTGACCATCTACGGCCCCAAGAACTTTTCCGCAGAGCATCTCGCCACGCCGACTCGCATAGAAACGACAGTGAAACCCTCCTTTTACAAAGGGACGGTTCCCGTTGCGCCGGATCGTCTCGTTTCCGCGCCTACAACGATGAAGATCGGCGATTTGACGCTTTGGCTTCTCGTATTCGGGCGTCCCGCTCATACCTCCTGTGACATGGCACTTTTTGTTTCGGACGAGAGGCTGCTGCTGGCGGGCGATCTGGTTTTCAACGACCGGCTGCCGTCGCTGCGTGACGGATCGTTGAGCGGCTGGCTCGACGCGTTGGAACGACTCAAAAAAATGCGATGGGACGTACTGGTCGGCGGGCACGGATACAAAACAGGAGAGGATGCGATGGTCTTCATCGAAGCCTATCTGGGCGGCCTTCACAGCCAGGTCAAAGCGGCGATGGAGGAGGATGTCGAGATGGGAGAGATCGTACAAAGCGTTGGAATGCCGGAGTTTCGCGACATGGCGCTTTACGATGTTCTACATGGAAAAAACGTGATCAAAGCGTATGAAGAGCTGGAATGGGAGAGCGAATGA
- a CDS encoding OprD family outer membrane porin — translation MKTIKLSIAALMAAGAGMGLNAADKPKVTLKANRTLVFNEVPPKVDSLKEMLTEGMFYGRLRMNTFRWDWKEETSRNQDNWAAGFGGSLLYKSAEYRGFSGMAGLYTSQSPWHMDSEDVKYIKAGKDTTSRYNVKTTGDWGMTVLAQAYLQYRFSKTKVRVGRQIFESFLTKSNDTKMIPNTFEGVSVVSKDLSKTTLKAAYFGRQKLRDHTRFHDVITFKDAAGESWANNDDSAINKALNYSAFVAAGLDPEHDLVVLEAANKSIKNLKLKANYTAVPDVVSSATIEAHYTIPVGGFKVVPGIRYMKQFDSLDGKLGAVANLKANAAGYDDPNSLDSWLFAARVDIKSGAPWKFRLGYSQIADEADIVAPWRGFPTGGFTRAMAQYNWYANTKTYMVRGDYSFDKAGLVSGLTAMFRYAIQDFDDTKPGVQADTNVLHLDAIQKFKSFPGLEARVRIGIVDGDPQTGAVTKGDPSYNEYRFEMNYLF, via the coding sequence ATGAAAACGATCAAACTGAGTATCGCAGCACTGATGGCGGCAGGCGCAGGCATGGGATTGAATGCGGCGGACAAGCCGAAGGTGACACTGAAAGCGAACCGCACACTGGTGTTCAACGAAGTTCCCCCGAAAGTCGACAGCCTCAAAGAGATGCTCACCGAGGGGATGTTCTACGGACGTCTGCGTATGAATACGTTTCGATGGGACTGGAAAGAGGAGACCTCCAGAAATCAAGACAACTGGGCGGCGGGTTTCGGCGGCAGCCTGCTCTACAAATCGGCGGAATATAGAGGTTTCAGCGGCATGGCAGGGCTCTACACCTCTCAAAGTCCGTGGCATATGGATAGCGAAGATGTAAAATATATCAAGGCCGGCAAGGACACGACCAGCCGCTACAACGTCAAGACGACAGGTGACTGGGGCATGACGGTTCTGGCACAGGCCTATCTGCAGTACCGCTTCAGCAAAACGAAAGTCCGTGTCGGACGCCAGATCTTCGAGAGCTTTCTGACCAAAAGCAACGATACGAAGATGATCCCGAACACATTCGAAGGTGTGTCCGTCGTTTCGAAAGACCTCTCGAAAACGACACTGAAAGCGGCCTATTTCGGGCGTCAGAAACTGCGTGACCATACACGGTTCCACGATGTCATCACATTCAAGGACGCTGCCGGCGAGAGCTGGGCGAACAACGACGATTCGGCCATCAACAAAGCGTTGAACTATAGTGCTTTCGTCGCGGCCGGCCTCGATCCCGAACACGATCTGGTGGTTTTGGAAGCGGCGAACAAATCGATCAAAAATCTCAAATTGAAGGCAAACTATACGGCGGTTCCCGATGTCGTCTCTTCCGCGACGATCGAAGCGCACTACACCATTCCCGTCGGTGGCTTCAAAGTCGTTCCCGGCATCCGTTACATGAAACAGTTCGACAGTCTCGACGGGAAACTCGGTGCCGTCGCCAACCTCAAGGCGAATGCAGCCGGCTACGACGATCCGAACAGCCTCGACAGCTGGCTCTTCGCCGCACGTGTCGATATCAAGAGTGGCGCACCCTGGAAATTCCGTCTCGGTTACTCGCAGATCGCGGACGAAGCCGACATCGTCGCACCGTGGCGTGGATTCCCGACAGGTGGGTTCACCCGTGCGATGGCACAGTACAACTGGTACGCCAACACCAAGACCTACATGGTCCGCGGCGATTACAGCTTCGACAAAGCGGGCCTGGTTTCGGGGCTGACGGCGATGTTCCGCTATGCGATTCAGGATTTCGACGATACCAAACCGGGTGTCCAGGCGGATACAAACGTTCTTCACCTCGATGCGATCCAGAAATTCAAATCGTTTCCGGGGCTTGAAGCACGTGTGCGTATAGGAATTGTCGATGGCGATCCCCAGACAGGTGCCGTCACGAAAGGCGACCCATCGTACAACGAATACCGCTTCGAGATGAACTACCTCTTCTAA
- the soxB gene encoding thiosulfohydrolase SoxB, which produces MDISRRDFLQIAAAMGLLGAGSNLMAGHKRADEITATDIMDFKPVGKVSLLHICDLHAHIKPLYWREPSTLISAPNLTGTPGFLCGKSFAEFYGVKPGTLEGYFDTYLNFEALAKKFGKMGGIAHIKTVVDEVRRDRGRDNVLLLDSGDTWQGTAVALKTGGEAIVKAQNYLGVDVMVGHWEFTYGKERVRELIDMLDAEFISQNIVDNDPFSDDFEELVFKPYTIKEVGGAKIGIIGQSFPFTSTANPKRFTEGWSFGLRLDTLQEYVDELRKEKRVDCVVLLSHDGFSVDQEVARKVHGIDFILSGHTHDPGPKPITINGTVIIIAGSHGKYVGRLDLDIKNKRVVDYNYKLIPVASNLIAPDKKGIELVDALYRPYDEELNRVLGKTKGLLYKRDTFYSTFDALIGEAIHEEMDNEITFTPGYRWGTTLLPGDDILLDNVYEMTAITYPEVYTFELQGAKIAQLLEDIADNVFNANPLYQQGGDMSRLTGVTYDIKIGAPGGKRISNLKVNGKPLDLDRDYVVSAWGGNLQSAGKNLRESKIRPVYDITADYIGKKGTVDVSRKSNVNVLDVGCGCPKAGSIC; this is translated from the coding sequence ATGGATATCAGCAGAAGAGATTTTTTACAGATCGCCGCAGCCATGGGGCTTTTGGGTGCAGGATCGAACCTGATGGCGGGACACAAGCGGGCCGACGAGATCACTGCGACCGACATCATGGACTTCAAGCCGGTGGGCAAGGTGTCGCTACTGCACATCTGTGACCTGCACGCGCACATCAAACCGCTCTACTGGCGCGAGCCCTCTACCCTCATTTCGGCACCGAACCTGACGGGTACGCCGGGCTTTCTATGCGGGAAGAGTTTCGCGGAGTTCTACGGTGTCAAACCAGGCACGCTGGAGGGGTACTTCGACACCTACCTGAACTTCGAAGCGCTCGCGAAGAAGTTCGGGAAGATGGGCGGCATCGCCCATATCAAAACGGTCGTCGACGAGGTGCGCCGCGACCGTGGCAGAGACAACGTGCTGTTGCTCGATTCGGGCGATACATGGCAAGGAACCGCCGTGGCACTCAAAACGGGCGGTGAGGCGATCGTCAAGGCACAGAACTATCTGGGTGTCGACGTCATGGTCGGACACTGGGAGTTCACCTACGGAAAAGAGCGGGTCCGCGAGTTGATCGATATGCTCGACGCGGAGTTCATTTCGCAAAATATCGTCGACAACGACCCGTTCAGCGACGACTTCGAAGAGCTGGTCTTCAAACCCTACACGATCAAAGAGGTCGGCGGTGCGAAGATCGGTATTATCGGCCAGTCGTTCCCATTCACCTCGACGGCCAATCCGAAACGCTTTACCGAAGGGTGGAGTTTCGGACTGCGGCTCGATACGCTGCAGGAGTATGTCGACGAGCTTCGCAAAGAGAAGAGAGTCGACTGCGTCGTCCTGCTGAGCCACGACGGTTTCAGCGTCGACCAGGAGGTCGCGCGCAAAGTGCACGGCATCGACTTCATCCTGAGCGGCCATACGCACGATCCGGGACCGAAACCGATCACGATCAACGGCACCGTCATCATCATCGCGGGAAGCCACGGCAAATATGTCGGCCGTCTCGATCTGGATATCAAGAACAAAAGGGTCGTCGATTACAACTATAAACTGATCCCGGTCGCGTCCAACCTGATCGCACCGGACAAAAAGGGGATCGAACTGGTCGACGCGCTCTATCGGCCCTACGACGAAGAGCTGAACCGGGTGCTCGGCAAGACGAAGGGGTTGCTCTACAAGCGTGACACCTTCTACTCCACGTTCGACGCGCTGATCGGCGAGGCGATCCATGAGGAGATGGACAACGAGATCACCTTTACACCGGGATACCGTTGGGGAACGACGCTGCTGCCGGGTGACGACATCCTGCTCGACAATGTCTACGAGATGACGGCGATCACCTATCCGGAGGTTTACACCTTCGAGCTGCAGGGGGCGAAGATCGCGCAACTTCTCGAAGATATCGCCGACAATGTCTTCAACGCCAACCCGCTCTATCAGCAAGGCGGCGACATGAGCCGTCTGACGGGTGTGACGTACGACATCAAGATCGGCGCGCCGGGAGGCAAGCGTATCTCCAATCTGAAAGTGAACGGCAAGCCGCTCGACCTCGACAGAGATTACGTCGTCTCGGCATGGGGCGGAAATCTTCAGAGTGCGGGAAAAAACCTGCGTGAAAGCAAGATTCGCCCGGTTTACGACATCACGGCGGACTATATCGGGAAAAAAGGGACGGTCGACGTTTCTCGCAAATCGAACGTCAACGTTCTGGATGTGGGATGCGGCTGTCCGAAAGCGGGAAGCATCTGTTGA
- the soxA gene encoding sulfur oxidation c-type cytochrome SoxA: MKKIISLIAASALTVSLATAAEQFSMSDADRALYQEMLENNPADIFVEEGSEYFDELVTEEALAKFLGVEVDDLPKTIAGFPRYIPQVDEVLGLDQVMQAVMYLNGHKPFKLKSAKMFAMLAYAKSLANDEPISIDVNANKKMKEAYRLGTEVFMTKRGGRGLSCNSCHSKEVVGLILRTQPLPDLGEVDAGGTWPAYRMTKSSLRTLQRRFQGCMKNALLAVIPIGSKEMVALEVYVTNLAKEKGKKIAIPGLKR; this comes from the coding sequence ATGAAAAAGATCATATCACTCATAGCCGCTTCTGCACTGACGGTTTCTCTGGCGACGGCGGCTGAACAGTTCAGCATGTCGGATGCCGACCGCGCCCTCTACCAGGAGATGCTTGAAAACAACCCGGCCGACATCTTTGTCGAGGAGGGGAGCGAATATTTCGACGAGCTGGTGACCGAAGAGGCGCTGGCGAAGTTTCTTGGTGTCGAAGTCGACGACCTTCCCAAGACAATCGCAGGCTTTCCACGCTACATTCCGCAAGTGGATGAGGTGCTGGGGCTCGATCAGGTGATGCAGGCGGTGATGTATCTCAACGGGCACAAACCGTTCAAACTCAAAAGCGCAAAAATGTTCGCGATGCTCGCCTATGCCAAATCTTTGGCAAACGATGAGCCGATCAGCATCGACGTCAACGCGAACAAGAAGATGAAAGAGGCGTATCGACTGGGAACGGAAGTGTTCATGACCAAACGGGGCGGCCGCGGCCTCTCTTGTAACAGCTGCCACTCCAAAGAGGTGGTCGGCCTGATTCTTCGGACGCAGCCGCTGCCGGATCTCGGCGAAGTGGATGCGGGTGGAACATGGCCGGCGTATCGTATGACGAAATCATCGCTAAGAACGCTTCAGCGACGCTTCCAGGGGTGTATGAAAAATGCGCTTTTGGCCGTGATTCCGATCGGAAGCAAAGAGATGGTGGCGCTGGAAGTGTACGTGACCAACCTGGCCAAAGAGAAGGGCAAGAAAATCGCCATTCCGGGCCTGAAGCGTTAA
- the soxZ gene encoding thiosulfate oxidation carrier complex protein SoxZ, with amino-acid sequence MAKRKSLIKIKPKKYKVGDIVKVDFIVIHPMDTGMRKDKKTGKIIPAHYINDVQFFYNDKLVTKMVVWESVSTNPYFSINMKITGPGKIKVVYKDNQGEVNEKTKKVKPKKG; translated from the coding sequence ATGGCAAAACGAAAATCACTCATTAAAATCAAACCGAAAAAATATAAGGTAGGCGATATCGTCAAGGTCGACTTCATCGTCATCCATCCGATGGATACGGGGATGCGCAAAGACAAAAAGACGGGCAAAATCATTCCGGCGCACTACATCAACGATGTGCAGTTCTTCTACAACGACAAACTGGTCACGAAGATGGTGGTTTGGGAATCGGTCTCGACCAACCCCTATTTTTCCATCAACATGAAGATCACGGGTCCAGGGAAAATCAAGGTGGTCTACAAAGACAATCAGGGTGAAGTGAACGAAAAGACCAAAAAGGTCAAGCCCAAAAAAGGATAA
- the soxY gene encoding thiosulfate oxidation carrier protein SoxY, with amino-acid sequence MERRGFLKGLAGACALTAVGAPSISFGANKKPKSPNEMPYKKALNIITKGKGAKDSSKVHLVVPEIAENGAVVPVKVTVDHPMEEGNYVKSIHVLATKNSNARCADVFLTPANGKAYFATRIKLGGTQEVVAVAELGDGTFVKAHKSVKVTIGGCG; translated from the coding sequence ATGGAACGAAGAGGATTTTTGAAAGGATTGGCGGGTGCATGCGCACTGACTGCCGTAGGAGCACCGAGTATCTCTTTCGGGGCGAACAAGAAACCGAAAAGTCCCAACGAGATGCCCTACAAAAAGGCACTGAATATCATCACGAAAGGCAAAGGAGCCAAAGATTCGTCGAAAGTGCATCTCGTCGTTCCGGAAATCGCGGAAAACGGTGCAGTCGTTCCCGTCAAAGTGACGGTCGACCATCCGATGGAAGAGGGCAACTACGTCAAGTCGATCCACGTTCTGGCGACGAAGAACTCCAACGCCCGCTGTGCGGATGTCTTTTTGACGCCGGCCAACGGAAAAGCCTACTTCGCGACGCGCATCAAACTCGGCGGGACGCAGGAAGTGGTGGCGGTCGCCGAACTCGGGGATGGAACGTTCGTCAAGGCGCACAAAAGTGTCAAAGTAACCATCGGCGGATGCGGTTGA
- the soxX gene encoding sulfur oxidation c-type cytochrome SoxX, with amino-acid sequence MHRNRSLMLGIGLLAFCLSEAVHAADLKSVIEMPDASKILKKDRLAPPKRYTMPKGCITTDPLAIARGEYIFHNLNGKKAKKKPPKGLAKFVMVGGKKKPKQYGNCVACHNIEGAKGGGNIGPDLHNYKKHFIDTGARTYQYVYQQIADPRIHNEKTHMTVNLTTGLFTPHEICDITSYVVSEKKQ; translated from the coding sequence ATGCATCGAAACAGAAGCTTGATGCTCGGCATCGGATTGCTGGCCTTTTGCCTTTCTGAAGCGGTTCATGCAGCCGACCTCAAAAGCGTCATCGAAATGCCGGATGCAAGCAAGATCTTGAAAAAAGATAGGCTTGCACCACCGAAAAGGTATACGATGCCCAAAGGCTGCATTACGACCGATCCACTCGCTATCGCCCGGGGAGAGTACATTTTCCATAACCTCAACGGCAAAAAAGCGAAGAAGAAGCCACCGAAGGGACTGGCGAAGTTCGTGATGGTAGGCGGCAAGAAGAAGCCCAAACAGTACGGCAACTGCGTGGCGTGCCACAATATCGAGGGTGCGAAGGGCGGTGGCAACATCGGTCCCGACCTGCACAACTACAAGAAACACTTCATCGATACGGGGGCGAGAACGTATCAATACGTCTACCAGCAGATCGCGGATCCGCGTATTCACAACGAAAAGACCCATATGACGGTCAACCTCACGACGGGTCTGTTCACACCGCATGAAATCTGTGACATTACATCCTATGTCGTAAGCGAAAAGAAACAATGA
- a CDS encoding phospholipase A, with product MGLSVPLERSPVRYLLGYNFGKGGHQRGAVQFDWSYPFFGSETTFWYLKFFNGYGESLIDYNRNITKASFGFSFSRGVF from the coding sequence ATGGGGCTATCTGTACCCCTGGAGAGATCCCCAGTTCGATACCTTCTGGGTTACAACTTCGGCAAAGGCGGCCACCAGCGCGGCGCCGTGCAGTTTGATTGGTCCTACCCCTTTTTCGGCTCGGAAACGACTTTCTGGTACCTCAAGTTTTTTAACGGCTACGGAGAAAGCTTGATCGACTACAACCGAAATATCACCAAAGCGTCGTTCGGTTTCTCTTTTTCGCGCGGGGTTTTTTGA